Proteins encoded in a region of the Populus nigra chromosome 3, ddPopNigr1.1, whole genome shotgun sequence genome:
- the LOC133689839 gene encoding syntaxin-32-like, whose amino-acid sequence MMPPVKTSYRDRTQEFLSVAERLKKSFSSASNAASSSTGSSTKPDATRSAVVIQSEFNKRASMIGYGIHQTSQKLAKLAKLAKRTSVFDDPTLEIQELTAVIKQDITALNAAVVDLQLLCNSQNESGNISSDTTTHSTTVVDNLKNRLMTATKEFKEVLTTRTENLKVHENRRQLFSSTASKDSSNPFVRQRPLTSRTAASATQAPPPPWANASVSSSQLVPSKSTDVESQPLLQQQQQQMVPLQDSYMHSRAEALQNVESTIHELSNIFTQLATMVSQQGELAIRIDENMDESLSNVEGAQGQLVRYLNSISSNRWLMMKIFLVLIVFLMFFVFFVA is encoded by the exons ATGATGCCGCCGGTAAAAACATCCTATCGGGACCGGACACAAGAGTTTCTGAGTGTAGCAGAGAGGCTAAAGAAATCGTTCTCATCGGCGAGCAATGCGGCATCATCCAGTACCGGTAGCAGCACGAAGCCGGATGCTACGCGATCTGCTGTGGTGATTCAATCCGAATTTAATAAAAGAGCATCCATGATCGGGTATGGGATCCACCAGACATCTCAGAAGCTGGCGAAGCTGGCAAAAC TGGCGAAAAGAACATCGGTGTTTGATGATCCAACTCTGGAGATCCAAGAGTTGACAGCAGTTATAAAACAAGATATTACTGCACTTAATGCAGCTGTAGTAGACCTCCAACTCCTTTGCAACTCCCAGAATGAAAGCGGAAACATCTCAAGTGATACTACAACTCATTCAACCACAGTTGTAGATAACCTAAAGAATCGCTTGATGACTGCTACAAAGGAGTTTAAAGAAGTCCTCACAACGCGGACAGAG AATCTAAAGGTTCATGAGAACCGAAGGCAATTGTTTTCTTCCACTGCTTCAAAAGACTCTTCAAATCCCTTTGTTCGTCAGCGTCCACTCACTTCCAGGACAGCTGCTAGTGCAACACAGGCTCCTCCCCCTCCATGGGCCAATGCTTCTGTATCCTCATCCCAGCTAGTTCCCAG CAAATCGACAGATGTTGAGTCCCAGCCGCTTTTgcaacagcagcaacagcaaATGGTTCCACTACAAGACAGTTACATGCATAGCAGAGCTGAAGCCCTTCAAAACGTGGAGTCAACAATCCATGAGCTGAGCAACATCTTTACTCAACTAGCAACAATGGTTTCTCAGCAAGGAGAGCTGGCAATCAG GATTGACGAGAACATGGATGAGTCACTGTCAAATGTAGAGGGCGCGCAGGGCCAACTGGTCAGGTATCTTAACAGTATTTCATCCAACCGATGGCTGATGATGAAAATATTTCTTGTACTTATTGTATTCCTCatgtttttcgttttttttgtgGCATAA
- the LOC133689416 gene encoding uncharacterized protein LOC133689416, which translates to MTKIEKLETKSDGGRSKKGREARKEASVAENSTDKVEDDLNHGSGFHTHRRERGKYKNEVLYDVVPMHATHLLLRRLWQFARKAKHDGFKNNIVKVLLHEFKDIFPEEIPSGLPPIRGIEHQIDLVPGASIPNRSAYRSNPEESKELQRQVEELMSKRYICQSMSPFAVHMLLVLKKDKT; encoded by the exons ATGACtaagattgaaaaattagagACTAAGTCTGATGGGGGACGTAGTAAAAAGGGTAGAGAAGCTAGGAAGGAGGCTAGTGTTGCTGAAAACTCTACAGATAAAGTCGAGGATGATCTTAACCATGGTAGTGGGTTCCATACACATAGGCGAGAGAGAG gTAAGTATAAGAATGAAGTGTTATATGATGTTGTGCCTATGCATGCTACTCATCTGTTACTAAGGAGGCTTTGGCAATTTGCTAGAAAAGCCAAGCATGATGGGTTTAAGAACAA TATTGTTAAAGTTCTTTTACATGAATTTAAAGATATCTTTCCAGAAGAGATTCCTAGTGGCTTGCCACCAATTAGGGGAATTGAACATCAAATCGACCTTGTTCCAGGAGCATCTATACCAAATAGGTCGGCATATAGGAGCAATCCTGAAGAGTCTAAGGAACTCCAACGACAAGTGGAGGAGTTGATGTCAAAAAGATACATTTGTCAGAGCATGAGTCCTTTTGCAGTTCACATGCTTCTTGTCCTAAAGAAAGACAAGACTTGa